From the genome of Fusarium fujikuroi IMI 58289 draft genome, chromosome FFUJ_chr06:
AGTACTGGCAAAATCACCTCGAATACAATCGTTCTATTGTCGACCGCTACTGGCGCGGTCTTGAGCTATCGACTGTCGAGTGCTTCGAATGCCGCACCCGTACTTATCAGTTCAACCCTATTGATGTTGTCCCTGTCACAGTGGGAATGGGGCGTGGCATGACGCTCGAGCAGGTTCTCGACCAGTATACATCAGGCAACATCATTAACGACTTCCATTGTGATCATTGCCGCCATCCTACTCGGGCTCAACAGAGTCTCTCCTTTGCCCGCTTTCCGTCCTTGCTCTGCGTCGTCTTCCGGCGCTTCCACTACCAACATGATTCCTCGGATTTACGCAAATCAACGGCACCCATCACGTGGGATTTCAATGACACTGACTTTACACGCTACTTCCTCCCCCCTGGCTCTCGCGAGTCTTCATCTGGATTTGATCCCATGGACCCTGCATTCACAGGGCCATTCCGCTACGAAGCTTATGCTGTTATTGTTCATACAGGCAGTCGTACTGATAATGGGCATTACTTGGCGTATGTACGGGACTCTACGTCTCATGACCCTTACGCTTGGTTCTGCTGCAACGATTCGCGCGTGACAAAAGTTCGCATTGGCAGCGGAGACCGCGATGATGTCCAGGAGGAGGTGTTCAAGTCTGGCCGCGACCGCGTACCATATCTGGTCTTCTTTCATCGCAAGGGCACGCGATAAGGCTTTATCATCGTATCACTTACTTATACCCAACAATTCTTGCCGGGTTTGAGAGTTGGATATATCCTCATGGCTCCTCGTTCCTTTCTTTATAGAGGAAATCTGGAACACTTATTGATCATGAACATGGTCGAATTCGCCATTGTCTTACCTGCCTTCCACCCTTTCCCCCATATCAGCCCGATTCTCGCGAATTGCTATGAATTTTTCAACTTCCGGGAGGTCCTGTCTTCTTTTCCAGCACAGCTTTGTTTGATCTATACCGATACTACGCTACTAGTCTAAATGGGTTGTTGTTCCAGGTCCCCCGTCGTTTTTATATGAATATATTATCTCGCTAGCTGGCTATCATGGCattgtacggagtaggtagCGTGCTCTTTTTTGGTAAATGTGCTTGACCTAGAGTCATGACTCGAAGGAGGGGTATCTGTTTTCTGGCAAGTGCTTATTATATCCATATACCGATTGATCGATGATCTAATCTATGTACTTGAATCACCGTTCGTAACTCCATTTTAATGTGCCATATATCAAGCTAGAATGTTGCTAGCTGGTCCCGTTTCTCAGACACTAATTGTTTACTGGGTACCTTCTGGCCGATGGCTGGTATTAATACCGATGTAAACTAGACCAGGCAAAGAGTTACAATATTCTACATCTTGAACACCTTTCCATGGCCGCCAGCCAATGGTTCTCTCACGCCAAATTCGATTTGCAGTATCACATGTCAGCTCACATCAGTTCATCCCCGAAAGAAAAGGGTAGGGCCGAGTGAGCAGCCATAAAGTGGCCCGGAGCCGAGTTCCATTGTCGTTCAAAATTCCCTTAAGATATCATGAAGCCAACGCCGCGAAAGTAATTACAGGCACTGAAAATAAACCCGCATCAAGAGTTGATACACCACGtctttccatcttctctcttggTATCCATTCTTTCGACTTTCAAACCAGATGTTCGACCATTAAATCTTCTCACCTATTCAATCGTTAATCACGAGCTAGTGCTCTTGAGGGTGGCAGCGATGTCCTTCTTGAAGTGCTCGGTGATCTTGCGTCGGTTCAGCTTCTGAGTAGCGGTGAGAAGTCCCTGGGAGCAAATGAATTAGTAAAACTTCTAGCCAGCCAGCGATTGGGATTGTCCTTACATTATCCGATGTCCACTCTTCGTCGGTGATCAAAACGCCAGTGACTATCTCAATACTGCTCAAACCAGCACGTTTGGCAGCACCTTGGAGATCCTTGAGAACAAAGCTGACCATCTTGGGGTTGGTGTGGACAGTGTGGAGATTGTGCTCATCAACACccagctccttggccttctcgtGCAAGACTTTCTCGTTCGGCATGATGACGGCAATAGGGCGTGAGTGCTCGGGATCGGCGTGGACCATAACGTTGGCCACAGATTGGACACCACGGTACACAGACTCGAGTTTCTCAAGGGCAATGTATTCGCCGCCCTGCATCTTGACGAGATTCTTGACGCGGTCAAAGACCCGAAGGTGGCCCTGGGCATTGAATTCTCCGATATCGCCAGTCTTGAACCAGCCGTCAGGAGTCAGGGCCTTTTCTGTCTCCTCGGGGTTGTTCCAGTATTTAGTCATAACTGGCAAACCCTTGATCCAGATCTCACCTTGTGGAACCTTGGCTTCTGTTGAGTAGCCCAGCTCGGGAAGTGCAACAAGCTTGACATCGCAAGCGCAAGGGGTAGGACCAATGGCATCGGGGGAGAACTCAAGTGGGCAGCCCAGAGAGCCATTGGCGCAGGTCTCAGTGAGGCCATAACCAGCCAACATGGGAGCAACGACCAACGAAATGAAGTTCTTTGTGCCATCGGAAATACCACTGGCGCCATTCATAGTGAAGCGCATACGACCACCCGTCAATTCACGGACTTTGCCAAACACGATGCTGTCAAACAAGCTCGCCAGAGGcagcttgttcttggaggcGAATGCCTTCCAGTTGTAGGCGCCCCAGAagaggttcttgaggagaggaCTGGCAGCCTCGAGCTTGGCTGTGATGCCCTTTCTCACAGTCTCCCAGATTTGGGGGACGCCAACCATGACAGTGGGCTTGAACTCGCGCATATCACCAGCGCAATTCTTCATTGATGCATCAGAAAGCGTTCGCGGGTTTCCATATCCAAGAGTTCCTCCAATGTACATGACGAGGTTTTCGAGGGCCATTTCGAAAATATGAGCAAGAGGTAAGTAGGCAAGAATACATTCCTTATCGCTAACGCATTCTTCGACACAGGTGTACAAACTGGTGACTAAGAAGGAACGAATTAGTATGAGGGAGCAATGTGGTACAAATCAGCTCACCTCCAGCAATAAGAGCTTCGTGGGTGATGCAGGCACCCTTGGGCAGACCAGTGGAACCAGAAGTATACATGATACAGTAAAGGTCGGATGGCTTAGCCGGGTTCGGCTCGACGGGATTATCTTCACCGAGCTGACGAAGTTCCTCGAGAGTGATGATCTTCAGATCAGGATGATCGGCCTTGAAGGCCTCAAGCTCCCCACCCTTGGCGAAGATCGTTCGGtcgttgacgatgacggtTTTGACGGAAGACTTCTTGATAGGCTCTGAGGCTGTCTTGAGGAGTTGCGAATCGACATACATAGCGCTACATTCGGTCTGAACGAGAGAGTGCTCGACACCACTGGGACCAAGCGTATCGTAGGCGGTGACAATCGAGATGGACTGTGAGGCAGCTGCGTGGGAAGTAGAGATCCAACCGATGCTTCACGCCGTGGAGTCAGAAACCAGTGCTTGGATACAGGGCCAGTCAATGCTGAACATACCTAGTGGTACCGAAAATGTGAAGCTTGTCATCACTGGTCAAGCCCAGCTTCCGTAGACCGGAGCCGATCTGCAAAACGCGCTCGAGGTACTGTTGGTAAGTCAAGTAGTCGAAGCCAGTCAACTCGAAGTAGGACCactccttctcaacttcttgaATTTCGCCATCGAcgttcttcttgaccttcttcttctcagtgtgcatgttgatgagcttgcggGCACCGACAGCATGATGGTTGGGGTAGAGTCGAGCGCTGCGCTCAACAACCTGGAAGACGGTCCTGGCATCGGGAGCAGGATAGGTGACGAGGCcgtccttggccttggggtGACGTCGAGGAATAGTTTCGCCGGGGACCTTCTCGTAGCCAGGAGCCTCGATAGTGAAAGGAGGCTTGTGCACCTGGTGCAGCGGCATAATGCCCGTTGTCCAGTCAGTCATCTTGAATGCGCGGTAGCTACGGAGTAGACGAGGAAGCTGATGAAGGTTGAGGTTTAGGTGATGGTTTAGGTGATGGTCAAGGTGAAGGAGGACAACTTCACAGAATGGGCGGCGATGACGACAGTGGGGGTTGAGAGTGAGGGTATCGTTGAGAGTGAGGAGAAAAAGGGAAAGAAATATGAAGGGGGAGACTGGTGGAATTAATGTGAGGAAGGGACGGGAAGCGAAGCCACGGACGGAGACGACGTAGGAGAGAGCAGCACGAGCGTGGAGAAGGAGATACTGCATCTGGTTGGCACACACTAACTTTGGCTGCCTTAATACtaacctaccttacctacctaagcAATTGGAGCAACAGAACACAACACAACGGGAGAGCTAGAGTGAGCAATACGTATGGAGAGGCGCTTGCTGCAGGAGAGACACGCAGATACGGCACAGCAGGGAGGTACACTGAATGGTACAGTACCATTCAAAAGCCCGGGCCAGGTCGAGGTGGAGATTGTACAGGGTTTCAGCAGCTCAAAGTACCTCCAAGTATCCTAAGCTCGGTTGATTCAATGTCCATCTGACGCGGTTATCTTAGCATCTATTCAAGCACAGGCTTGGCTGAACAAATATTTAGATTGGTACACTCTTTTTCTACCTATGCTTTACCTTGGCTTACCATAACGAGCTTCCTTTTGGGTCCTGCAGACTGCAAAGATAGGAGCTAATGCTGGAATACGACAAATGGTTTTTTTTGCAGCGGGACTGGATACATAAGGTACTTTACCTTACTCTTGAGTTAAAGTCTCTTCGGACAGGGAATCTTGAACAGGACCGAGGAGGGACCTGAAAGATACCTTGTTCAAGATGGAGACCAAACAAAAGCTGAGCCCTTCACAGACATCAATGATCAAAGTAAGTGGTGATTGCGTAAATATAACAGGCCTTGGCAGGATCTAATTCCTACGCCACTGAGAAAAGACTTTCAAAGTCTCTTAGGAGTTAAAAGGATGATGCCACTAATAAAAAGACAAGTGTCACATAACTTCTCCATATAAACTTTCCACATTAAATCCAGTTCACATGAGAAAAGGTGGTGGATAATGCTGTCGAACTTTAGACCTACCGAGATATTCGTAAATCAAAGTCTTGCAGCAATTTCGGAAAATATAGGCAAGTACAAAAAGATACAGATGGGGCCCAGAGCAGTATACCCCTTCAGGCTTAGCATGGATAGCTTCAGGGAAGCTCCAAGGCGCTAAGTCTGCTGGGGAAACAGAGGGTGGGACGTCTTGATTGCGTCACAAATGGAGTCTTCGAAATTGTGCTTGCAGGTCTGCGACACGAACGACCATAGGTAGAGAAGAAATTCAAGAGAGCCCAGTGAATGACAGACAAGACGTGAATGGCAAAAAATGgtcgtcatcaccatcagagctctcggcttcttcggcgCAACCATTGGTCCAGCGTCATCAATGCTACAGGTGGCAGATCCTGAAGCCAACGCTCAGTGCTCCCCAGATCCTTGTTGAATCACCGGATCTCGAAGGTCTGTTGCTGGCTTGGCCGTTACGTTGAGGCTGCCCCATTCTCAGTCTATCCCTCACTCGACATATTGTCTCTTAACAGCCAGTAGCCGACCCTCTCGCCCGTACCATCCGGCGAATACGCATGGTCAGCAGCTGTAAGCACTTTGTTATTGTTATGCCGACTACCGACGTGCAAAAGGAAAATCGATGCACCTTTCCGTAACcgagggagaaggagaagaacaaacAGAGTCCAATATGGCCGTGCCGCGAACGCATTGCAAAGCCAAGATTGACCTCCAACAACCAACGTAACCGGTTCATCGCATAGAACAGATCGGTACATGTACTTCTACAGTAATAAGGTACCTTACTGCTAGGATCAGCGACAGGATGCTGTGCCTTACACTGCTTTTAGCACTATAAACGCCACACTTAAATCATTTTCGCCCTATGGAGGACTAAAGATGGTATGTCTCCAGCTCAAAGACCTTCTGACCCAGGGGGGCCATAGACACCCATGCAACCCCAAAAAAGTCAATATGTTCCAAAATAAGGGAAAGCTGTCATGTTTTTGAGCCATTTCCCCCAACACTCTGGGCACTTACACAGCGGTCTGCCTCACCGGGAGGCACCGGGCCCTATCAAGGAGCTCGTTGGGTTGCTGGCGACACACGTGCCTCGAACACAATCATGTTTGACAAGAAATGCATGTATCACCAAAAAAGCCACGAAAACTTCAATCATTTCTTTAATTCCAGATTCATCAAGACGCATATCAGATCCACCGCCGGGACCCCGCTGGCCGGATCTCCCTCCGCTGCTCCCCCGGACTCTTCAATGCTGGGCAGAGAAACGGGCTCAGGGAGTGCCTTGCAGATGGGATCAATCGCCGAGTTGACATTGGCTGTGGACGACGAGTCTCCTCTCTGATGCTAGTCAATCAGCTGTGTTACGTTCCGCTGACCTAAACCAGCCGAGGTGAATGTAGGTTTGTTACAGGTCGCGTGGCATGTGTCACTGGGCTTGCCCTTAGGTAACCTACGGAGTGCAGTATTTCGTAAAGAACCAATAACTTATGTTTCCGTATTTCTGTCTGCACTCTCCCAGGCTTGATTTCATTCATGCACTGCCACTCTGGGTTTCTCTTGGCGCCTAAACTTGTGTTCATACATACAGACGCCACCATTTGGGAGCCAAGCATTCACTAGGCTGCTGCTAGGTTACCCCATATTCAAGCTCGTTCGTAGCCGAGACCTGGCAATGGTCAGGTGTCACTGGTGAGGGGGTGGACGTGACTGTTTAAGGAATATACCTTGTTGAATACCTATGCACAGTAACTACCTATCTTTTCAGGCTACACTACGAGACTTTCAGAATCCCGGCAAATTCAGGATCAGTTTGGGACTGTGAACGCACTCGCAGGCCCCACGAGCTGTCACCATAGCCCAGTGTAACCCAATCCTTCAATCCTTTAAACTATCTGCCTAGCTGAGATGTTCGTGTATGAACAGACGAGTGGCATGTCCGTCACCGAACGGAACACAGCTCAAAGAGGTCGGAAGTTTCCTCTGGGGTCAGAATCCATGTCAGGCAAGCGCCCACAatgatcaagatgatcaagaacaaacaTTGCCGAGCCTCGGGACCAGCAGCGGAAACACGGCTTTCTTGGTCGAAACCCGAGGAGCCGGCGACAGAAAAGTCAAACTATATGAGTATCACCCGAAGCAATTGAACTCCCGCTTCCGAGGAAGGTCTAATATGAATCAAACATGATACTCGTACTCCGTATGGCGAGGGGAGTTTGCAGAGCTAGGAGGGTGTAGAGACGTCTCAAGGGGCTTTTTGTTGCTTGCACTTGGCCTAGACCATTCCACCTGCCAACCTCTGAATGCGACATGAATGTAATTTGACCATGGTAGATTCCGCTTTGACAAGTCAAGCCTCGTTGAGCTAAGTTAGATGACGGCTGTTGATAGTGACATGAATAAAATGACGGGGATTGCTCTATTTCGGCAGTTCGAAAGTCGTTCTGCCGTTTGATCGAAATTCTCAAAAGGCAGATTCTTCGATCGTTAATCGTTCAGTTATCGATATCACTTCTGAAGGTGGCACGTTGCAGAAATCGAATTCCTGTTCCCTGAACCCTGGATTTAGCGTTGCAGATCTGCAACTGGACTTCTCTGAAGGGGAAAGGGATTCAGGGGTATCAGCGGACAACTTCCAATGAGCATTGGCTTCTCTCATGCAATTACATAGTATGCAGCCCGTAAGGGCTGAACGAACTGCAGAATGATATCTCTTCAGTTTGGTACTGACAGCTCCCGAAATGACGGAAATCACGGCataattatagttaaaagTCCCCTCGAACTCGTAATGACTAGCACGACTCGCTTATCCACGTAGTCAATTACAGCAATCCAATTAATATCTCGCCTACTAGAGACGCGTACCTGTCGTGGCGGGGCTGGCAGGTGCTGATTGGTCGCCGTGATTTCGGAATGGCAGTTCAGGGGCATAATGACCCCCAAATTACATTGGAGACGGGGGCTTCACTTGAATACATACCTAAAGCGAGAGCCTCACCTTTTTGCCTCGTAACTTTATTTGtttttcctcttcaacgTCGAACTTGTCTCGGATTTCATATCATAGACCCTCGAGCTGATTTTTTAACAGTGCAAATCCTACAGTATCTGCTCTGCTCACGATGGTGGTACGCAGAAGTATTGAGCAGTCAAATGCTTGGCTCAAACCtgtcgaggacgatgaagatgagggctTTCTCACTGTGGCCGAAGATGCCGAAGCCAAAGGAATTCTCGATGATGGCAACAGATCGACGCTCAACTTGACGACTACTGAGCTTCCTGTGTATATGAACATTCACCGGTAAACTCGCCCTTATCCTTGATCAATCCCTGCCTGCAGCTCAGAACTGCATGCTCCTAGTGAGCCATTGTAATAAGCTCGCCGAGAATCATAATACACCCATCATGAGGAGTCAGCGTGCTAACTCTCCTTGAGTGTAGAGTCCGGCGTTTAGTTCTTGCGAGTATTGGTAAGTCTCATCCTAAGTCGTATATAAAATATGGATTCTAATATACATCAGATGATCCTTATACTATGGAGCACTTCAGAGATCCCAAGATGAACGCTCTAGTTGTGAGGCCTCTGGTcgaaaggctttatagccCAGATGATATCTCAGTCGGTGAGTTTGAAGCGCAGAATCTCACCTGGGAGTCTTCTCTGACTCCTCCCTGTCAGTTTATTGCTTGTTAGCGAACCGTGTATCCTTCCTAAGAGAGCAGTCTAAGGAGGTTCATCAGAGCGTCAACCAGGCGCGTGCAATCCTATGTGAGCTGCTCGCCAGTCGGGTCCTGCGCCGCTTCCACGAGGACAATCCAGGACCGCAGGGTCTTTTGCTGCTCTCACATATCCTCGTTGAGGGCTTCGACCCATTTCAAGGAGCCCCTAGTCACATGGAACGTCCAGCTAACCGACCCCAATGGCCTGGATCTGGCGATGCTTCTGGCTCTGAGAGAAAGGTCACAGCTCTCGAGTTGGCAATTGTCTCGGAAAGCAAGTTCTTCATCAGCTCTGCAGCCTGTCAACGAGCTGTCGATGCAGTTCATAACGGTCAAATCATTTACACGCCCCTTTCATTTATGGATTTCCTTCCGGATCACTATAAACGACGACCTATCTCTCTTTATGACCCCCGGACAGCACCTCTCCTCAACCACCACCGTCTTATTGTTCCTCGCAACCGAAATCTCATCGAACTCGTTCACTTTATCATCTTACTGGTGCTCTACGTCATGACCATGATTTCTCGCCATTCTGAGGTCAATATGTGGGAGTTCGCCTTTTGTATTTACACCTTCGGTTGGCTTCTCGAAAAGATGGCTGCTATTATCGAGCATGGCTGGGCAGTTCACGCACAGAATCTATGGGCATTTCTTGACATCACTTTTGCTTCCATCTTTGGCGCCTATTTCATTCTCCGCATCTACGACTTTCTCCTCGATCAGCTTCATTCTGGCTATGGACTACCGATTCTTTGTATTGCAGCACCTGTCATGTTGACCCGGGTTGCTTTCAACCTACTGCCGAACAACCTTGTCTTTATCTCTGTTCAcgccatgatgaaggacTTTACTGTACTGACGTTCCTTGCCACATGGTGCTTTACCGGCTTTCTGCTCGCTCTGCAGTGGCTTGTTAGTGCTAGCAacgatggtgatgaggagtTCAGCTGGTACGTTGTGGGCAAATGGATGCTCTGGATTTGGTTCGGTCTAGATGGTGAGGGTATTGAGGAGTCGGTGCGCTTCCATATCATCCTTGGTCCCGCGTTGATGATTGCCTTTGCGTTCCTGGGCAACACGCTCTTTCTGACCATTCTCATTGCCATGCTCACGAACACATTCTCCAAGATTGTGGCCGACGAAACGGCCGAGATTCAGTTCCGACGCGCTGTTTTGACTTTTGAGGGCGTCAAGAGTGATTCTATCTTTGCCTACCCCCCTCCCTTCAACATTTTGGCTCTGATGGTGCTCCTACCCCTGAAGCTTGTCACCACCGCTCGAATCTTCCACATTGTCAATGTGGCCCTTATTCGAACTCTCAACATGCCAACTCTCCTGCTCATTAGCTTTGTGGAGCGGCGCCGTCTTTGGATGCAGTCCAGACGTGCTTCTGGCAAGCGATCCAAGTGGCAGTTCACATCTCTGTCACCGCATAACGATGTCCAGGCAGTCTTCAAGTCGATTCCGCCAACTGAGATTTCTGACATCATCGATCAACTCGACCCGTTGGGTGAAGTCCCAATTCTTGAGGACGATCTGATGCCTACGATGGCAGGTGACAATCCCCAGTCgaagctgagaagatggagaatgtTGCAACGAGAAGGGCATCGCCGAACAGATGATACGGATGCGTGGAGTAGCTCAAGCAGCATAAAAAACGAGTAGACAATATCGAAGTTACGAGCACAGCATTACATCGGCGAAAGGAGTTTATTTTAGGTTGTTACTATGGGTGGGAGGAGTTTTCCGACTTCTACGACAAGACAAGAattatatagagaaagagCAGATGAACTATACCTTGTAATTCGAGATTTTTGAGCTCTATAACCAATTCTGCCCCTAGGTAGCATTTTATACGAAGTGAAGTAGTACGGCTCAGCTAACGTAGATTGGTGCAAGTCATGAGATATAGTGATCAAAGTGATAGAGACATTCGGTGAATACGTAAAACTATCTCATACTATCCTCGTTATCAAAACATGACAGATATCTATATCAGCATTGAAATATCTATGGTATCGAGATCCATCATTGTTTCGCTCCAGGTTAAGTAAGGCAGTTGTGAAGTTGTAGTTGTTCTATTTGGAGGACCCACTCAAGCTGTTGGCCCCGCGGTCATGGGTGTAGGGGTCCTCAAACGGGAGCCAAAGTAGAGAAGTCCGAATCTTTCACAGgcaaacatcaccatcaccaacgcaACTAGAACAAAGAATAGCAATTGGACACCTTTTAATATGCCCAAACGTTATTGATTACACACACACACGATACGGAACGAAGAAAGGCACCTGAAATCTACTCATCATGGCCCATGGCGACGACCAACCGTTGTCTATACGACCATCTCCCGTCGCCGATCGCAAACCTCAGAACATTGCAGAGTTCATTGCTCGCGCCAACGCGCAACCTGGAGGCTTCAGAGCTATAAACGAGGCCAAGCTAAGAGAAGAGCTTGCCCAGGAGGAAGCGGAGTATGGGGATGCGCTGGATAGGGATGTTGACATGACCGATGTAGAccaagacgacgacgacgacgcgGATGCGCCGAGAGACCTCCAGGAAGTGCGCATGGAGATGCTAAAGAATCTTGAGTATGGAAGCCCGCATCGGTCCAGAGAATTGGTCGATACATCCTACAGCATGATCATAAACTAATATCTTTCCTCAGCGCCGCAGGGAATACAGCTCTTCTTACCCTCGActtcctctccctcctcatcTCGAAACAGAACCCTACACAGGCTGGTGTCACTCTATCACAAGGCCTACGCGACATGGTTGGCATCGGTACACTGGGCACTGACAGGCTTGATAACCCACCCGTG
Proteins encoded in this window:
- a CDS encoding related to long-chain-fatty-acid--CoA ligase, encoding MTDWTTGIMPLHQVHKPPFTIEAPGYEKVPGETIPRRHPKAKDGLVTYPAPDARTVFQVVERSARLYPNHHAVGARKLINMHTEKKKVKKNVDGEIQEVEKEWSYFELTGFDYLTYQQYLERVLQIGSGLRKLGLTSDDKLHIFGTTSIGWISTSHAAASQSISIVTAYDTLGPSGVEHSLVQTECSAMYVDSQLLKTASEPIKKSSVKTVIVNDRTIFAKGGELEAFKADHPDLKIITLEELRQLGEDNPVEPNPAKPSDLYCIMYTSGSTGLPKGACITHEALIAGVTSLYTCVEECVSDKECILAYLPLAHIFEMALENLVMYIGGTLGYGNPRTLSDASMKNCAGDMREFKPTVMVGVPQIWETVRKGITAKLEAASPLLKNLFWGAYNWKAFASKNKLPLASLFDSIVFGKVRELTGGRMRFTMNGASGISDGTKNFISLVVAPMLAGYGLTETCANGSLGCPLEFSPDAIGPTPCACDVKLVALPELGYSTEAKVPQGEIWIKGLPVMTKYWNNPEETEKALTPDGWFKTGDIGEFNAQGHLRVFDRVKNLVKMQGGEYIALEKLESVYRGVQSVANVMVHADPEHSRPIAVIMPNEKVLHEKAKELGVDEHNLHTVHTNPKMVSFVLKDLQGAAKRAGLSSIEIVTGVLITDEEWTSDNGLLTATQKLNRRKITEHFKKDIAATLKSTSS